GCCAAAATCGTCTGCGAATGCATGCAGGTCACGGACGAGGACATCGAACACGCCGTGCTCGAAGGCGCGCGCAGCTTCCAGGAGCTCCAGGACATGACCAAGATCGGCACCGGCTGCGGCGAATGCCAGGAACAGGCCATGGCGACCATGTCCGGCTACATCCAGAAGCATTTCGGATTGTAAGGGCCACGGCCCGGGGAGGCGACGATGAAGATTCTGGCTTTCGGCGCGACAGGCTTTGTCGGCGGGCAGCTTATTCCGCACCTGCTCGAACGCGGACACGAGGTCACCGTGGCTGCTCGTTCCGGCCGGGCCGACCTGCCCTCCGGGGCGCGGATCATCCAGGCCGACCCGGTCACGCCCGGCCCCTGGCAGGACGAAATTCCCGAACACGACGCGGTCATCAATCTGGCCGGAACGCCCATCACCACTCGCTGGGACGAGGCCGGCAAACGCGCCATCCTGGAGTCCCGCGTCCTGAGCACCCGCCATATCGTCGATGCCCTGGGCAAGACGACGGACAAGGTCTTTCTCTGCGCCAATGCCGTGGGCTTTTACGGCGACACGGGAGACAGGCTTTGCACCGAGGACTCCCCGCGCGGGACGGGCTTTCTGTCCGACGTGGCCCAGGCCTGGCAGGCCGAGGCCCTGCGCGCCGAAAACTTCGGACACCGCGTGATCATTTCGCGCCTTTCCGTGGTTCTGGGACACGGCGGCGCCTTGGCCAAGATG
The sequence above is a segment of the Deltaproteobacteria bacterium genome. Coding sequences within it:
- a CDS encoding TIGR01777 family protein; translation: MKILAFGATGFVGGQLIPHLLERGHEVTVAARSGRADLPSGARIIQADPVTPGPWQDEIPEHDAVINLAGTPITTRWDEAGKRAILESRVLSTRHIVDALGKTTDKVFLCANAVGFYGDTGDRLCTEDSPRGTGFLSDVAQAWQAEALRAENFGHRVIISRLSVVLGHGGALAKMRPIFTRGLGGKLGSGRQWFPWIHVRDLVRAMAFLLETPTAAGMFNACAPHPVTNAEFTRALGRALGRPAVLPVPGFVLKLALGEAATMLLGGQRCLPGRLDDLGFGFEHPRLDAALMSLV